The following are from one region of the Planctomycetota bacterium genome:
- the ppdK gene encoding pyruvate, phosphate dikinase, with translation MARKYVYFFGGGKADGDAGMKNLLGGKGANLAEMANLGLPVPAGFTITTEMCTVYYQEKGKFPAELRRDVDKAMARVEKVMGMKFGDPRNPLLVSCRSGARRSMPGMMETVLNIGLTSKTIPGLIAKTQNPRFVYDAYRRLIQMYSDVVMEKAAGLEPAEGQGVRQQLERALQALKNAKGYTQDTDLTVEDLQQLIETYKAKVLEVIGKPFPDDPQEQLWGGIRAVFQSWRGKRAVSYRRIEGIPEEWGTAVNVQAMVFGNMGDTSATGVAFTRNPATGENKFYGEWLPNAQGEDVVAGIRTPNPLNEATRPPDPEHAHLPSLEQAMPKTYKELVAIRNTLEKHYRDMQDIEFTIQEGRLWMLQTRVGKRNGPAAVRMAVDMEKSKLITAAEAVLRVTPSQLDELLHPIVDPEAEKKAKPIAKGLPAGPGGACGQVVFSADDAVAWAKSGKKVILVREETNPEDVEGMRCAQAILTARGGMTSHAALVARGWGKCCIVGAGALEVDPHAKRFHVAGITVQEGDFVTLNGTKGLVYQGELPMIVGSEENPYFGAFLKICDKVRRLGVRANADTPDDARKALEFGAEGIGLFRTEHMFYGKGSEEPLFKLRKMILSNTTDERRKALDELFPHVKSDIKATLAAMAGKPVTIRLLDPPLHEFVPRKAEEQKRLADSLGISPEDIQDRAAALHETNPMMGHRGVRLGITYPEVSEMQIRAILEAAAELAQEGKKALPEIMIPVTCDVKELANQAALVGKVHAEVAAKYGVKKVPHLYGTMIEIPRAALLAGEIAQATQFFSFGTNDLTQMTFGFSRDDVGGFVPHYIEAGILPEDPFNVLDQKGVGELVQCGIERGRATRPDLKVGICGEHGGEPSSVKFCHRVGMNYVSCSPFRVPIARLAAAQAVAEEPPKPKAAKKGSK, from the coding sequence ATGGCGAGAAAGTACGTGTACTTCTTCGGCGGCGGGAAAGCGGATGGCGACGCAGGCATGAAGAACCTGCTGGGGGGCAAGGGCGCCAACCTGGCAGAGATGGCCAACCTGGGTCTGCCGGTGCCTGCGGGTTTCACGATCACGACGGAAATGTGCACGGTCTACTACCAGGAGAAGGGCAAGTTCCCCGCGGAGCTCCGCCGCGACGTTGACAAGGCGATGGCCCGCGTGGAGAAGGTGATGGGGATGAAGTTTGGCGATCCCAGGAATCCCCTCCTGGTCTCGTGCCGCTCCGGCGCGCGGCGGTCCATGCCGGGCATGATGGAGACGGTGCTGAACATCGGCCTGACCTCGAAGACGATCCCCGGGCTGATCGCCAAGACGCAGAACCCCCGCTTCGTGTACGACGCCTATCGCCGGCTGATCCAGATGTACTCGGACGTGGTGATGGAGAAGGCCGCCGGCCTCGAGCCCGCGGAAGGCCAGGGGGTGCGGCAGCAGCTCGAGCGCGCCCTGCAAGCCCTCAAGAACGCCAAGGGGTACACGCAGGACACCGATCTGACGGTCGAAGACCTCCAGCAGCTCATCGAGACCTACAAGGCCAAGGTTCTCGAGGTGATCGGCAAGCCGTTCCCCGACGATCCCCAGGAGCAGCTCTGGGGCGGCATTCGCGCCGTCTTCCAGTCCTGGCGCGGCAAGCGCGCCGTGTCGTATCGTCGCATCGAGGGCATTCCCGAGGAATGGGGCACCGCCGTCAACGTCCAGGCGATGGTGTTCGGCAATATGGGCGACACGTCGGCCACGGGCGTCGCGTTCACCCGCAACCCGGCCACGGGCGAGAATAAGTTCTATGGCGAGTGGCTGCCGAACGCGCAGGGCGAGGACGTGGTGGCGGGCATCCGCACGCCCAACCCGCTCAACGAGGCCACGCGGCCGCCCGACCCCGAGCACGCGCATCTGCCGAGCCTCGAGCAGGCCATGCCGAAGACCTACAAGGAACTCGTCGCCATCCGCAACACGCTCGAGAAGCACTACCGCGACATGCAGGACATCGAGTTCACCATCCAGGAGGGTCGCCTCTGGATGCTCCAGACTCGCGTCGGCAAGCGCAATGGCCCCGCCGCGGTCCGCATGGCGGTCGACATGGAGAAGTCGAAGCTGATCACGGCCGCCGAAGCCGTGTTGCGCGTGACGCCCAGCCAGCTCGACGAACTGCTCCACCCGATTGTGGACCCGGAGGCAGAGAAGAAGGCGAAGCCCATCGCCAAGGGCCTGCCCGCCGGTCCCGGCGGGGCCTGCGGCCAGGTGGTCTTCAGCGCCGACGACGCCGTGGCGTGGGCCAAGAGTGGGAAGAAGGTCATCCTGGTCCGTGAAGAGACCAATCCCGAGGACGTCGAGGGCATGCGCTGCGCCCAGGCCATCCTCACGGCGCGCGGCGGCATGACCAGCCACGCCGCCCTCGTGGCGCGCGGTTGGGGCAAGTGCTGCATCGTGGGCGCCGGCGCCCTGGAGGTGGACCCTCACGCCAAGAGGTTCCACGTTGCGGGCATCACCGTCCAAGAGGGCGACTTCGTCACCCTCAACGGGACCAAGGGCCTGGTCTACCAGGGCGAGCTTCCGATGATCGTCGGCAGCGAGGAGAACCCGTACTTCGGCGCCTTCCTGAAGATTTGCGACAAGGTGCGCCGCCTGGGCGTCCGCGCCAATGCCGACACGCCCGACGACGCGCGCAAGGCCCTGGAGTTCGGCGCCGAGGGCATCGGCCTCTTCCGCACCGAGCATATGTTCTACGGCAAAGGCTCGGAAGAGCCGCTCTTCAAGCTGCGCAAGATGATCCTCAGCAACACAACGGACGAGCGCCGCAAGGCCCTCGACGAGTTGTTCCCCCACGTCAAGAGCGACATCAAGGCCACCCTGGCCGCGATGGCCGGCAAGCCGGTCACCATCCGGCTGCTGGACCCGCCGCTGCATGAGTTCGTGCCGCGGAAGGCCGAGGAGCAGAAGCGCCTGGCCGACAGCCTGGGCATCTCGCCGGAGGACATCCAGGACCGTGCCGCCGCGCTCCACGAGACGAACCCGATGATGGGCCACCGCGGCGTGCGTCTGGGCATCACGTACCCCGAGGTGAGCGAGATGCAGATTCGCGCCATCCTCGAGGCCGCGGCCGAGCTGGCCCAGGAGGGCAAGAAGGCCCTGCCCGAGATCATGATTCCCGTGACCTGCGACGTGAAGGAGCTGGCCAACCAGGCGGCGCTCGTGGGCAAGGTGCACGCCGAGGTCGCCGCGAAGTACGGCGTCAAGAAGGTGCCGCATCTTTACGGCACGATGATCGAGATCCCTCGGGCCGCCCTGCTGGCCGGCGAAATCGCCCAGGCTACGCAGTTCTTCTCGTTCGGCACCAATGACCTCACGCAGATGACGTTCGGCTTCAGCCGCGACGATGTAGGCGGCTTCGTGCCCCACTACATCGAGGCCGGCATCCTGCCGGAGGACCCATTCAACGTCCTCGACCAGAAGGGCGTGGGCGAGCTCGTCCAGTGCGGCATCGAGCGCGGGCGGGCGACCAGGCCGGACCTCAAGGTGGGCATCTGCGGAGAGCACGGCGGCGAGCCGTCGAGCGTGAAGTTCTGCCACCGCGTGGGCATGAACTACGTGTCGTGCAGCCCGTTCCGCGTGCCCATCGCTCGGCTGGCGGCCGCCCAGGCGGTGGCCGAGGAGCCGCCTAAGCCCAAGGCGGCGAAGAAGGGCTCAAAGTAG
- a CDS encoding ABC transporter ATP-binding protein: MRNYLRYLAFIWRYKLRVIGAVLSGLTAEALDIFSVAFYLASNEILLSFYFFPGTRPSMADKFFFKHRYGQQLVAFLEEQAKSKTALMWTVVGLGFSLFCMAIVHAVLIFLRRYLLESAAQRGWMDLLNRLFERVSGLSMRFFSQRSLGHTMSTFGPDLGELAMGGRSIFAHAIRDTFSLLAGLGACFLINVRLSLLVFGALPLLLYVFKRVGDMVRRYTTKGLEKRADAMKILAETVQGMMVIKAYDAEEYQRERFRGTSRRMLHYDLRRTLAKALSDPVTELVYRACIFVIGAYGVYLVVNAHLEVSMLFLFLIGVKRVYDPLNKLRDVNNEIQACRAAADRVFAIMDIQPEVLEKPNAAPLPPHSVDIAFDHVSFAYEPPDDVVHDFHLTIRAGEVIAIVGENGSGKSTLASLLLRFYDPTEGAIRIDGTDIRDVTQTSLRRQIGYVSQSVVLFNDTVRHNIAFGDTHYTDEQIEQAARVALAHEFIANDLPNGYETLVGEGGAKLSGGQRQRIALARALLRDPRILILDEATSAMDAEAEHRLEAQLANFARGRTVILIAHRFSALRLADRIVVLDRGRTEAVGSHDELLSTSPTYRNLYQKQAASPGAR, encoded by the coding sequence ATGCGAAATTACCTGCGCTATCTCGCCTTCATCTGGCGCTACAAGCTCCGCGTCATCGGCGCCGTCCTCTCGGGGTTGACCGCCGAGGCACTCGACATCTTCTCCGTGGCTTTCTACCTCGCCTCAAACGAAATCCTGCTGAGCTTCTACTTCTTCCCGGGCACTCGCCCCTCGATGGCCGACAAGTTCTTCTTCAAGCACCGCTACGGCCAGCAACTCGTCGCCTTCCTCGAGGAGCAGGCGAAGAGCAAGACGGCGCTCATGTGGACCGTCGTGGGCTTGGGCTTCTCCCTTTTCTGCATGGCCATCGTCCACGCGGTCCTGATATTCCTCCGGCGCTATCTGCTCGAGTCGGCCGCTCAGCGGGGCTGGATGGACTTGCTCAACCGCCTCTTCGAGCGCGTCTCAGGGCTCTCGATGCGGTTCTTCTCCCAGCGAAGCCTGGGCCACACGATGTCCACCTTCGGCCCTGACCTCGGCGAACTGGCCATGGGCGGCCGCAGCATCTTCGCGCACGCCATCCGCGACACCTTCAGCCTGCTGGCAGGGCTGGGCGCGTGCTTCCTGATCAACGTGCGCCTTTCCCTCCTCGTCTTCGGTGCGCTGCCGCTGCTCCTCTACGTCTTCAAGCGGGTGGGCGACATGGTCCGCCGCTATACGACCAAGGGCCTTGAGAAGCGCGCGGACGCCATGAAGATCCTGGCCGAGACGGTTCAGGGCATGATGGTGATCAAAGCCTACGATGCCGAGGAGTACCAGCGCGAGCGGTTCCGTGGCACCAGCCGACGCATGCTCCATTACGACCTGCGCCGCACACTGGCCAAGGCCCTTTCCGATCCCGTTACGGAGCTCGTCTACCGCGCCTGCATCTTCGTGATCGGGGCCTACGGGGTCTACCTCGTCGTCAACGCCCACCTCGAGGTGTCCATGCTCTTCCTGTTCCTCATCGGCGTCAAGCGGGTCTACGACCCCCTGAACAAGCTGCGCGATGTGAACAACGAGATTCAGGCGTGTCGCGCCGCGGCCGACCGCGTGTTCGCCATCATGGACATCCAGCCCGAGGTCCTCGAGAAGCCGAACGCCGCCCCGCTGCCTCCGCACTCGGTGGACATCGCGTTTGACCACGTCTCGTTCGCCTATGAACCGCCCGACGACGTCGTGCACGATTTCCACCTGACGATCCGGGCAGGAGAGGTGATCGCCATCGTCGGGGAGAACGGCTCCGGCAAGTCCACGCTTGCCAGCCTCCTCCTCCGGTTCTACGATCCGACCGAGGGCGCGATACGGATAGACGGCACCGACATCCGCGACGTGACCCAGACCTCGCTCCGCCGCCAGATCGGCTATGTGTCGCAGAGCGTCGTGCTCTTCAACGACACGGTTCGCCACAACATCGCCTTCGGGGATACCCACTACACCGACGAACAGATCGAGCAGGCGGCGCGCGTCGCGCTCGCTCACGAGTTCATCGCGAACGACCTGCCGAATGGCTACGAGACGCTGGTTGGAGAGGGCGGGGCCAAACTCTCGGGCGGTCAGCGCCAGCGGATCGCCCTGGCGCGCGCCTTGCTTCGCGACCCGCGCATCCTCATCCTCGATGAGGCCACTTCAGCCATGGACGCAGAGGCCGAGCACCGGCTCGAGGCCCAGCTTGCCAACTTCGCCCGGGGGCGCACCGTCATCCTCATCGCCCACCGCTTCTCCGCGTTGCGTCT